The genomic interval AGCCGCGAGGACACCGTGGCCGCGCCCGCGATATCCAGCAGCGCGCGCGACAGCATGTGCTGGCCGGTGTGCAGCGACATGTGCGCGCGGCGGCGCTCGGCCTCCACCACACCGTCCAGCGTCAGCCCGGGGGCGGGCAGCGTGCCTTCCGTGCCCACGTCCAGCAGGTGATGCACCGTGCCCGCGTCATCCACCTGCACGTCGCGCACGGGCAGCCCGCCCAGCACGCCGTGGTCCGCCATCTGTCCACCAGCCTCCGGATAGAAGGCCGTGCGGTCCAGCACCACGGAGGCCGTTCCATTCCAGGTGCCGTGGGCCACGACGCGGGCCGTGAAGCGGTGGAGGAACGGGTCGTCGAAGTAGAGGCGCTCGGTGGACATGCGGCAGGGATAACACGCGCATGTCCACCGCCTCCACGCTTCACGCCGGGCGGCGCGTCAGGCGGGGTCCCACTCGACGAGCAGGCGATGGGGGCCCCGGTGCAGGAAGTTGGGCACGTAGGAGAAGGCGTTGCCCGGCGCCAGCCGCAGGTTGGGCAGCCGCTTGAGGAGCAGCTCCATGGCCAGCTTCACCTCCAGCCGGGCCAGCGGCGCGCCGATGCAGTAGTGGATGCCCATGCCGAAGCCCAGGTGCTTGCCCACGTCCGGACGGCGCGGGTCCCCGTGGTCCGGCGAGGTGAAGACCGTCGGGTCCCGGTTGGCGGAGGCGAAGAGGACGAGTACCCGCGCGTTGGCCGGAATCTCCACGCCGCTCAGCGTCACCGCGCGGGCGGTGGTGCGCATCATCCCCTGGATGGGCGAGTCCAGCCGCAGCGTCTCCTCGATGGCGCGGGGGATGCGGGTGGGGTCCTCGCGCAACTCCCGCAGGCGCTCCGGCTCCTGGAGCACCCAGACGAGCAGGTTGCCCAGCAGGTTCGTCGTCGTCTCGTGTCCGGCGAAGTGCAGCAGCGACAACAGGCTGATGAGCTCCACGTCGCTGAGCGGCGGCGAGTCCTCGTAGCGCGCCTCGATGAGCGCGCTGATGAGGTCGTCGCCGGGGGTGCGCCGGCGCTCGGCGATGTAGCCCGCCAGGTACTTCTGGATGGATACCAACCCGCGCGCGCACTCCACCTGCCGGGCCACGGGGACGTTGCCGGCGGACAGCAGGGCCAGGTCCTCGGTCCACCGCTTCATCCGCTCCAGGTCCGAGTCCGGCAGCCCCATGATGGCGCCGATGACACGCGCGGGGAGCGGATAGCCGAGCTTGTCCACCAGGTCCGCGTGGCCGTCCGCGGCGAACGCGTCCAGGAGCTCCGTGGTGATGCCGCGCACCCGGGACTCCATGGCGCTGAGCCGGTGGGGCGCCAGGGCCTTGGTGACGATGACGCGCATGCGCGTGTGGTTGGGGGGGTCGTCGTCCACCAGCGCGGGCACCTGCGGATATCCTTCCTCCAGCGCGGCGACCACCTCCGGCGCCGGGGGCACCGGGTTGCGGAAGGAGTTGGCGGAGAGGAAGTCCTGCGGGTTGAGAATCACCGCCTTCACGTCGTCATGCCGGGAGACGACCCACAGGTGCATCTCCGGGCTGAAGTGGACGGGCGCCTCCTCGCGCAGCCGGGAGTAGAGCGGGTAGGGATTCTCGACGTTGTGTGGCTCGAAGCGGCTGATGAAGGTGGGCGGGGCAGACTTGGACATAGGGGCCTCATGCCGCGTCGGGGCGGGGTTTGTTCGTGGGTGGAGTCAGCGGACCTCCGGTGAGCCCGGAGAGGTGCAAGTCCAGCGGTGGAATCCGCGGGAGTCGGATGGTGATGCGGGTGCCGCTCTGTGGCCAACTCTCCACGTCGATGCGGCCCTGATGCGAAGTGACGATGCCATGCACCACGGCGAGGCCCATCCCGGTGCCCTCGCCCGCGGGCTTGGTGGTGAAGAAGGGTTGGAAGAGCTTGGCGCGCACCTCGGGCGTCATCCCGACACCCGAGTCGTGGACACACAGCACGGCCTCGTCGGCTTCCATGCGGGTGGACAGGTGGATGCGGCCGCCGTCGGGCATGGCCTGCACCGCGTTCATCAAGAGGTTCACCACCACCTGGGCCAGTTGCCCGGGCCGGCCCAGCAGGCGGGGCAGGTCCCCCAGCATCACCTGCACCTCGCAGCGCTGCTGCACCTGCGTGCGGGTGATGCGCAGCGCGACGGCGACCTCCTCGTTGAGGTCGTACTCCTCCAGCGCCCCCGGGTCCCCGCGCGCGAAGCGCCGCAGGTCCGCGACGATGGCCACCACGCGCCGGATGCCATCCGCGGTGGCGGGCAGGACGTCGTCGACGTATTCCTGGAGCTCCGGCGGCAATTGCTTGCAAGCCCGCAAGTCCATGAGCAAGGCATTCACGTTGCTCTTCACGTAGCTCATGGGGTTGTTGATTTCATGGGCAACACCCGCCGCCAGCATTCCCAGGCTCGTCAGCCGCTCCTGCTCCCGGGCCCGCTGGTGGGCCAGTTCCAACTGCGCGTGGGCCTCGGCCAGTTCCTCATGCTGTCTTGCCAGCTCTCGCAAGGCGTGGTGGGTGAGGAAGACGCGTCCGTCTGAAATGAGATAGGTGAGCAGCGACAACAGCACGAAGCATGCGGGCACCTCGGGAGGGCACCCGTCCGCCAGCGCCGCGCCCGCCACCAGCGCCAGCATCACGAACAGCCGCCTGCGCGCGCCCACGTCCGCGAAGCGGTCCACCCACAGCGCGTTGAGCGGCAGGTACAGCCACATGGGCAGGGCCCAGTCGCTCACCATGCCGTAGAAGACATTGGCCAGCATGTTGAGGGTGAAGCGCACGGACTCCGCGGCGTGGGTGTGCCGCGAGAAGAACTTCCGCGCGAGGACCTGGTTGGCCGCCGTCACCCCGGCGAAGCCCGCTGTCGCCACGAAGATGGTGTGCCACCGTCCCCAGAGGCTGGAGACGAGCAACGCATGGATGAGGAGACACGCCAGGAGGGTGAAGCGCTTGAGCCGGCTGTTCACCCAGTCTGCGTCGACCTCCGTTTCTTGGGGCGCCGCGGACACAGGTCCTGTCATGCGTCGCCCAGTCCTTGACGGAGGTTGGCCGCGGGAGCCTCCGCCCGCACGGGCAACTCCAACCGCAGCCGCTGAGGGCCTCCCACTTCCGCGACGAAGGACAGCCGTCCTCCAAACCGCTCCAACAGACCTCCGACGACCTTCAAGCTGTCATCGGCCAGGAGCCCCGCGAAGCGCTCGATGATGGAGACGGCCTGCTCGGCGGGGAAGGCGGGGTCGGCCACCTGCACCTTCAGGACGAGCGCCGCGTCGGTGGGGCTCACCTCGGCGCTGACGCCTTGCCCGGCCGCGCGGAACGGGGCGTAGAGCTGCGCGAGGGTTTCGCGGTGGCGCAGGAGGCCCGACAGGTACGTCACCAACTCCGCGTCGTCCCAGGGCTTGCTGATGAAGCGGCAGATTTCTCCTTCATTCACGGAGGCCACCACCGACTTGAAGTCGGCGTAACCGGAGATGATGAGCCGCAACGCCAGGGGGTGCAGCCGCTTGACGCGCTGGAGCAACTCGCTGCCCGTCATCCCTGGCATCCGGAAGTCCGTGAGGACGATGTCCGGACTGAAACCCTTGAGGCGCTCCAATGCCTCTTCCCCGTTGAAGGCGAGCTGGACGTCAAATCCCTCACGCCGTAACAGCCGCCTCAGGGCATGTGCCACCTGCGGCTCGTCGTCCACCACCAGCACCTTGTATGCTTCCATGACGCCTTGGCTCCTGTGACAGGGCACTCTAATACGGGGTTTCATGGAAAAGTGTCAGGACCTGAATACTGGGTCATCCCTGAATCTGCGACAGGGTGGGAGTCTTTAGGGATGGACGTGCGCGTGGGGTGGTGGCGGGCCGGTGTGCTGTTGTTGTTCGCCGTGGGGATGACGTCGTGCGTCCAGCGGGAGGAGACGGGGCTGGAGCGGGTGCGACGCTCGGGGGAGCTGCGGTGGGGCGCGGATGCCCAGGGCGGCGAGCCCTACGCGATGGAGGACCCGGAGGTGCCGGGGCGCATGCGTGGCTTCGAGGTGGAGCTGGCGGACGCGCTGGCGCGGGAGCTGGGCGTACGCGCGCGCTTCGTCCAGAACGACTGGTCCAGCCTCATTCCCTCGCTGGAGCGCGGCTCGTTCGACGTGGCGCTCAACGGCATTGAAGTCACCCCCGCGCGCAGCGGGCGCATCTTCTTCACGCGGCCGTATTACATCTTCCAGCTGCGGCTGATGGCGCGGGGCAACGACAGCTCGGTGACAGGGCTTGCGTCATTGCGAGGCCGGCGCGTGGGCACGCTGGCCAATTCCCAGGCGTGGGAGATGCTCCAGCGCGAGGGTGTCCAGGCCGTGCCGTACGAAGGGGTGGAGGAGCCCTACATCGACCTGGAGCAGGGGCGGGTGGACGCGGTGTTGATGGATGACCTCATCGCGCAGCGCTATGGCCAGCCGCGCTCCCGGCTGCGGGTGGTGGGCGACGTGGGCGAGGGGTACTACGCCATCGCCGTGCGCCCGGGAGACGAGGACCTGCGCGCCGCGCTGGACGTGGCCATCGGACACATCGCCCGCTCGGGGGAGCTGCGCGCCATCTTCCATCGGTGGAACATCGACAGCGCCTCACAGCAGCGGATGGTGGAGTGGAGCGACGCGCAGACGCGCCAGGTGCTGGCGCAGACGCAGGCGCCCCGGCTGGGTTGGGCCCAGGGGGTGTTGTTCCTCCAGGCCGCGCTGGTGACGCTGGTGGTGTCCGTGGGGGCCATGACGCTCGCGGTGCCCCTGGGGGCGGGGTTGGCGCTGGTCCGCCTGTACGGTCCGCCATGGATGGGGAAGCTGGCGTCGCTCTACGTGGAGCTGTTCCGGGGCACGCCGGTGCTGCTCCAGTTGTATGTCCTCTACTATGGCCTGGCGGGAGTGCTGCGGCTGGACGCGCTCAGCGCGGCGGTGCTGGGGCTGGGGCTGAACTACGCGGCCTACGAGGCGGAGGTGTACCGGGCGGGCGTGCTGGCGGTGCCCCGGGGACAGCTGGAGGCCGCGCTCGCGCTGGGCATGTCCACGCGGCTGGCGGTGCGCCGCGTGATTTTCCCCCAGGCGTTCCGGGTGGCGCTGCCGGGTGTGACGAATGATTTCATCGCGTTGCTCAAGGATAGTTCGCTGGTGTCCGTCATCTCCGTTGTCGAACTCACCAAGCGGATGACCATCACCGCGGTGGATGTTCGCAGTTGGTTGCTGCCTGGGGCGCTGTGCGCGGCGTTGTATCTGGCGATGAGCTACCCTTTGTCCGTCCTGGCAAGGCGGTTGGAAGCGAGGTTGGCGCGCGGATGATTGAAGTGAAGGACCTGTGCAAGCGCTACGAGGGGCGCTTGGTGTTGGACGGCTTCTGCGCGTCGTTCACACCTGGAGAGGTGGTGGCGCTCGTCGGCCCGTCGGGATGTGGCAAGAGCACGCTCCTGCGGTGCCTGAACGGGTTGGAGCCCTTCGACTCGGGACATATCCGGGTGGGGGACGCCGTGCTGGCGCCGGGCGCGACACGCCAGGGGGGCGCGCAGGTGTCGAACATCCGACGCCGCGTGGGCTTCGTCTTCCAGCAGTGGCACCTGTTCGCGCACCGCACGGCGCTGGGCAACGTCACCGAGGCGCCCCGCTTCGTGCGCGGCATGGACGTGAAGACGGCCACGGAGATGGGGCGCGTGCTGCTCGAGAAGGTGGGCCTGGGGCACCGCGCGGGGGCCTATCCGTCGGAGCTGTCCGGCGGTGAGCAGCAGCGGGTGGCCATCGCCCGGGCGCTGGCGATGGAGCCGGAGGTCCTGCTGCTGGATGAGCCCACCAGCGCGTTGGACCCCGAGCGCGTCGGAGACCTGGTGGCGCTTCTCTCCCGGCTGCGCGACGACGGGCTCACGCTGGTGACGGTGACACACGAGATGCGCTTCGCGCGTGAGCTGGCGTCGCGGATGCTGGTGCTCCACGGCGGCAGGGTCCTGGAGGAAGGTCCGCCGGAGCAGGTGCTGGAGCGTCCTCGTCACGAGCGCACCCGCGCCTTCCTGGGCCTGGAGCGCTCCAGTCAGCACGAGCTGGCGCCCGCCTCTTCGCTCGGGCCGGGCAGAACCACGGCTCCCCCGGTGTTTCCCGGCGCGACCGCGAGGGAGTGACATGCGTCTGGAGGTGCAGCTCACGGAGGTGGGGAAGGGCGGTGGGCCCAGGGTGCTGCTGTTGCCTGGGCTGGGCGCCCGGGGTTCAGGGTTCCGGGCGCTCGCGAACGTGCTGAGCCCCATGGCCCGGACGGTCCTCGTCGAGTACCCGGAAGGTGAGCACGCGGCCGTGGGAGCGGGCGCCCTGGCGCGGCAGGTGGCGCGGGCGGCGGGGGAGATGGACGCGGTGGTGGCCAGCTCCTTCGGAGGCATGGTGGCCGCGCACCTCGCGGCGTCGGGCGTGGTGCGTGGCGTGGCCTTCCTGGGCGCCTTCACGCGCACCGAGCACCTGGGGCCGCGAGGATTGCTCATCGGGATGATGGGACCCATCGCGCGGTGGGGGCGGCCGGGCATCGTCGCGGCGGGGCTGGCGGCGTGGCGCCCCGTCGCGTTGTC from Myxococcus stipitatus carries:
- a CDS encoding cytochrome P450 produces the protein MSKSAPPTFISRFEPHNVENPYPLYSRLREEAPVHFSPEMHLWVVSRHDDVKAVILNPQDFLSANSFRNPVPPAPEVVAALEEGYPQVPALVDDDPPNHTRMRVIVTKALAPHRLSAMESRVRGITTELLDAFAADGHADLVDKLGYPLPARVIGAIMGLPDSDLERMKRWTEDLALLSAGNVPVARQVECARGLVSIQKYLAGYIAERRRTPGDDLISALIEARYEDSPPLSDVELISLLSLLHFAGHETTTNLLGNLLVWVLQEPERLRELREDPTRIPRAIEETLRLDSPIQGMMRTTARAVTLSGVEIPANARVLVLFASANRDPTVFTSPDHGDPRRPDVGKHLGFGMGIHYCIGAPLARLEVKLAMELLLKRLPNLRLAPGNAFSYVPNFLHRGPHRLLVEWDPA
- a CDS encoding response regulator encodes the protein MEAYKVLVVDDEPQVAHALRRLLRREGFDVQLAFNGEEALERLKGFSPDIVLTDFRMPGMTGSELLQRVKRLHPLALRLIISGYADFKSVVASVNEGEICRFISKPWDDAELVTYLSGLLRHRETLAQLYAPFRAAGQGVSAEVSPTDAALVLKVQVADPAFPAEQAVSIIERFAGLLADDSLKVVGGLLERFGGRLSFVAEVGGPQRLRLELPVRAEAPAANLRQGLGDA
- a CDS encoding ABC transporter substrate-binding protein/permease, coding for MTSCVQREETGLERVRRSGELRWGADAQGGEPYAMEDPEVPGRMRGFEVELADALARELGVRARFVQNDWSSLIPSLERGSFDVALNGIEVTPARSGRIFFTRPYYIFQLRLMARGNDSSVTGLASLRGRRVGTLANSQAWEMLQREGVQAVPYEGVEEPYIDLEQGRVDAVLMDDLIAQRYGQPRSRLRVVGDVGEGYYAIAVRPGDEDLRAALDVAIGHIARSGELRAIFHRWNIDSASQQRMVEWSDAQTRQVLAQTQAPRLGWAQGVLFLQAALVTLVVSVGAMTLAVPLGAGLALVRLYGPPWMGKLASLYVELFRGTPVLLQLYVLYYGLAGVLRLDALSAAVLGLGLNYAAYEAEVYRAGVLAVPRGQLEAALALGMSTRLAVRRVIFPQAFRVALPGVTNDFIALLKDSSLVSVISVVELTKRMTITAVDVRSWLLPGALCAALYLAMSYPLSVLARRLEARLARG
- a CDS encoding alpha/beta hydrolase, whose product is MRLEVQLTEVGKGGGPRVLLLPGLGARGSGFRALANVLSPMARTVLVEYPEGEHAAVGAGALARQVARAAGEMDAVVASSFGGMVAAHLAASGVVRGVAFLGAFTRTEHLGPRGLLIGMMGPIARWGRPGIVAAGLAAWRPVALSQVREVVPTTALERDTTWHRALSIGREPPPPELRLKNVSCVCIQGDRDVLVPPSTVERLARSLPPGTPRHLLRGAGHVPYFTHPRECAALLSPWLERLAFARSVSVA
- a CDS encoding sensor histidine kinase; the encoded protein is MTGPVSAAPQETEVDADWVNSRLKRFTLLACLLIHALLVSSLWGRWHTIFVATAGFAGVTAANQVLARKFFSRHTHAAESVRFTLNMLANVFYGMVSDWALPMWLYLPLNALWVDRFADVGARRRLFVMLALVAGAALADGCPPEVPACFVLLSLLTYLISDGRVFLTHHALRELARQHEELAEAHAQLELAHQRAREQERLTSLGMLAAGVAHEINNPMSYVKSNVNALLMDLRACKQLPPELQEYVDDVLPATADGIRRVVAIVADLRRFARGDPGALEEYDLNEEVAVALRITRTQVQQRCEVQVMLGDLPRLLGRPGQLAQVVVNLLMNAVQAMPDGGRIHLSTRMEADEAVLCVHDSGVGMTPEVRAKLFQPFFTTKPAGEGTGMGLAVVHGIVTSHQGRIDVESWPQSGTRITIRLPRIPPLDLHLSGLTGGPLTPPTNKPRPDAA
- a CDS encoding amino acid ABC transporter ATP-binding protein, which encodes MIEVKDLCKRYEGRLVLDGFCASFTPGEVVALVGPSGCGKSTLLRCLNGLEPFDSGHIRVGDAVLAPGATRQGGAQVSNIRRRVGFVFQQWHLFAHRTALGNVTEAPRFVRGMDVKTATEMGRVLLEKVGLGHRAGAYPSELSGGEQQRVAIARALAMEPEVLLLDEPTSALDPERVGDLVALLSRLRDDGLTLVTVTHEMRFARELASRMLVLHGGRVLEEGPPEQVLERPRHERTRAFLGLERSSQHELAPASSLGPGRTTAPPVFPGATARE